A single region of the Microlunatus panaciterrae genome encodes:
- a CDS encoding ABC transporter ATP-binding protein → MTFWPSTRRLLGKLRPERLIIGLVMAMAVVGVALNVFGPKILGWATDVIFTGVIGKMLPAGGTKEQVVAQLRAAGQNTFADMVQRLDVVPGQGIDFTALSQILLFALAVYVVSSGFMLWQGYLLNGAVQRSVKTLRDEVEAKINRLPLSYFDKQPRGELLSRVTNDIDNVSQTLQQTLSQLLTSLLSVIGVVIMMFVVSPTLAVIALVTIPVSIVVTGLIAKQSQKKFVQNWKSTGELNAHIEEAFTGHSLVKVFGRQHEVEQVFADRNSELFRAGFGAQFISGIIMPAMMFIGNINYVIIAVVGGLRVASGTMNLGDVQAFIQYSRMFTQPLTQVASMANLLQSGVASAERVFEVLDSAEEDSELHGTLNPTKGRVQFEQVNFSYEPDKELITDLSLVAEPGQTVAIVGPTGAGKTTLVNLIMRFYELNSGRITLDGVDITSVPRSALRSNIGMVLQDTWLFHGTIKENIAYGRPTATDEEIHAAAEATYVDRFVHSLPDGYETVIDEEASNISSGEKQLITIARAFLADPALLILDEATSSVDTRTEVLVQHAMAALRTDRTSFVIAHRLSTIRDADVILVMEHGQIVEQGSHHELLAAEGHYFDLYNSQFAGEPEEVATEEPLVLAAKPARPF, encoded by the coding sequence ATGACCTTCTGGCCCTCCACCAGGCGGTTGCTCGGCAAGCTGAGGCCGGAGCGGCTGATCATCGGGCTGGTCATGGCGATGGCCGTCGTCGGCGTCGCCCTCAACGTCTTCGGCCCGAAGATCCTCGGCTGGGCCACCGACGTGATCTTCACCGGCGTCATCGGCAAGATGCTGCCGGCCGGTGGCACGAAGGAGCAGGTGGTGGCGCAGCTGCGTGCTGCCGGCCAGAACACCTTCGCCGACATGGTGCAACGGCTGGACGTGGTTCCCGGCCAGGGCATCGACTTCACCGCACTGAGCCAGATCCTGCTGTTCGCTCTCGCCGTCTACGTCGTCTCGTCGGGCTTCATGCTGTGGCAGGGCTACCTGCTCAACGGCGCCGTGCAGCGTTCGGTCAAGACACTCCGCGACGAGGTGGAGGCCAAGATCAACCGGTTGCCGCTGAGCTATTTCGACAAGCAACCCCGGGGCGAGCTGCTCAGCCGGGTCACGAACGACATCGACAACGTCTCACAGACGCTGCAGCAGACACTCAGCCAGCTGCTCACCTCACTGCTCAGCGTGATCGGCGTCGTGATCATGATGTTCGTCGTGTCGCCGACCCTGGCCGTGATCGCCCTGGTGACGATCCCGGTCTCGATCGTGGTCACCGGCCTGATCGCCAAGCAGTCACAGAAGAAGTTCGTCCAGAACTGGAAGAGCACCGGTGAGCTGAACGCCCACATCGAGGAGGCCTTCACCGGCCACTCGCTGGTCAAGGTGTTCGGCCGTCAGCACGAGGTCGAGCAGGTCTTCGCGGACCGGAACTCCGAGCTGTTCAGAGCCGGCTTCGGAGCGCAGTTCATCTCCGGCATCATCATGCCGGCGATGATGTTCATCGGGAACATCAACTACGTGATCATCGCCGTGGTCGGTGGCCTCCGGGTCGCCTCGGGCACGATGAACCTCGGCGATGTCCAGGCGTTCATCCAGTACTCCCGGATGTTCACCCAGCCGCTCACCCAGGTCGCCTCGATGGCCAACCTGCTCCAATCCGGGGTCGCCTCGGCTGAGCGCGTGTTCGAGGTCCTGGACTCGGCCGAGGAGGACTCGGAGCTGCACGGCACCCTCAACCCCACCAAGGGCCGGGTCCAATTCGAGCAGGTCAACTTCTCCTACGAGCCCGACAAGGAGCTCATCACCGACCTGTCCCTGGTGGCCGAACCCGGTCAGACGGTCGCGATCGTCGGCCCGACCGGCGCCGGCAAGACGACGCTGGTGAACCTGATCATGCGGTTCTACGAGCTGAACAGCGGCCGGATCACCCTGGACGGGGTGGACATCACCTCCGTCCCCCGGTCGGCGTTGCGGTCCAACATCGGCATGGTGCTGCAGGACACCTGGCTCTTCCACGGCACCATCAAGGAGAACATCGCCTACGGCCGGCCGACGGCCACCGACGAGGAGATCCACGCCGCCGCCGAAGCGACCTACGTCGACCGCTTCGTGCACTCGCTGCCCGACGGCTACGAGACGGTGATCGACGAGGAGGCCAGCAACATCAGCTCCGGCGAGAAGCAGCTGATCACGATCGCCCGCGCCTTCCTGGCCGACCCGGCACTGCTGATCCTGGACGAGGCGACCAGCTCGGTCGACACCCGCACCGAGGTGCTGGTGCAGCATGCCATGGCGGCCCTGCGCACCGACCGGACCAGCTTCGTGATCGCCCACCGGCTGTCGACCATCCGCGACGCCGACGTGATCCTGGTGATGGAGCACGGCCAGATCGTCGAGCAGGGCAGCCACCACGAGCTGCTGGCCGCCGAGGGGCACTACTTCGACCTGTACAACTCCCAGTTCGCCGGCGAGCCGGAGGAGGTGGCCACCGAGGAGCCGCTGGTGCTGGCCGCCAAGCCGGCCCGCCCGTTCTGA